One window from the genome of Echinicola vietnamensis DSM 17526 encodes:
- a CDS encoding SDR family NAD(P)-dependent oxidoreductase encodes MHITLKDQRILVTGASRGIGRAIAEQLSASGAEVLIHCHKHEAKARELQRSLPHKAHVVSCDLSDLEQVKGWITRLVDKYGKIDAVINNAGIALSCSDEAPTEDWATAWLQTMTVNVNALAIITKEFVQHARLNNHGRVINISSRAAFRGDTPDYLAYAASKSALVGFTRSLARYYGKEGIRAFIIAPGFVRTDMAQDFMDQYGEDFALNDIALTELTEPKDIAPMVCLLVSGLADHATGTTIAMNAASYVH; translated from the coding sequence ATGCATATTACCCTAAAAGACCAACGGATACTGGTGACTGGAGCTTCACGGGGAATTGGCCGGGCCATAGCCGAGCAGCTTTCCGCCTCAGGGGCAGAAGTGCTGATCCACTGTCATAAGCATGAAGCAAAGGCCCGTGAATTACAGCGGTCATTGCCCCACAAGGCACATGTGGTTTCATGTGACCTAAGTGATCTGGAGCAAGTGAAGGGCTGGATTACACGGTTGGTGGATAAATATGGGAAGATCGATGCCGTCATCAATAACGCCGGAATAGCCCTTTCCTGCTCTGATGAGGCTCCTACAGAAGATTGGGCCACGGCCTGGCTTCAAACCATGACGGTGAATGTCAATGCCTTGGCCATTATCACCAAGGAGTTTGTTCAGCATGCACGCCTCAACAACCATGGCAGGGTCATCAATATCAGTTCTAGGGCAGCTTTTCGCGGAGATACGCCCGATTATTTGGCTTATGCCGCTTCCAAATCCGCGCTGGTTGGTTTTACCAGGTCCTTGGCAAGGTATTATGGTAAGGAGGGCATCAGGGCATTTATCATTGCACCGGGTTTTGTCCGTACCGATATGGCACAGGATTTTATGGATCAATATGGAGAAGATTTTGCCTTAAACGATATTGCCTTGACCGAATTGACCGAACCAAAGGATATTGCCCCAATGGTATGCCTCCTCGTTTCAGGTTTGGCCGATCATGCGACAGGAACTACGATTGCGATGAATGCTGCATCTTATGTACATTAG
- a CDS encoding GMC oxidoreductase, giving the protein MANLNIKGKEENSFGAIVIGSGMSGGFAAKELCDKGVKTLVLERGRSVVHNKDYPTTNMMPWEFEHRGQIPEDIQRENPVVSRCYAFREDAAHFFVKDQEHPYIQEKPFDWIRGYQTGGKSLLWARQVQRWSDHDFEGPARDGFAVDWPIRYKDLAPWYSYVEKFVGVAGFHDGIPHLPDGEFLPGIELTAAEEYFKSVVEEKYPGRNVISGRYAHITGNAEYYAKQGRGICQHRTICQRGCPFGGYFSSNSASLPWAQRTGNLTLKNHAVVHSIIYDDTQQKATGVRVIDANTKEVTEYYAPIIFVNASALNTNLILLNSTSKRFPHGLGNDNGLMGKFIAFHNYRGGVSGEYEGLKSFTTEGKRPTSGYMPRFRNVDKQETKFLRGYAAGIHGTRSKDVDYSGTGADLVKNIMNPSYGPWRIGSHMMGETIPKESNYVALDTAQKDEWDMPQLKVNVDYDQNDLDMIKDYREQLAEMFDAAGFKNIRTWDDERRPGLDIHEMGGVRMGHDPKTSLLNKHHQLHACPNVYVTDGACMTSTSTQNPSLTYMVFAARAVDHALKNQG; this is encoded by the coding sequence ATGGCTAATCTGAATATAAAAGGTAAAGAAGAGAATAGTTTTGGAGCCATTGTAATTGGCTCTGGGATGAGTGGTGGCTTTGCTGCCAAAGAATTATGCGATAAGGGTGTCAAAACCTTGGTTTTGGAGCGGGGAAGGAGTGTTGTCCACAATAAGGATTATCCCACCACCAATATGATGCCCTGGGAATTTGAGCACCGGGGTCAGATACCTGAAGACATCCAACGGGAAAATCCCGTGGTGAGCCGATGCTACGCCTTTCGGGAAGATGCAGCACATTTTTTTGTCAAGGACCAAGAACATCCGTATATCCAAGAAAAGCCATTTGACTGGATCCGTGGTTACCAAACAGGAGGAAAATCGCTGCTCTGGGCCAGGCAGGTCCAACGCTGGAGTGATCATGACTTTGAAGGCCCTGCACGGGATGGCTTTGCCGTAGACTGGCCCATCCGGTACAAGGATTTGGCTCCATGGTACAGCTATGTGGAAAAGTTTGTAGGTGTCGCAGGCTTTCATGATGGCATTCCACACCTTCCGGACGGAGAATTCTTACCCGGCATCGAACTGACGGCTGCAGAAGAATACTTCAAATCCGTGGTGGAAGAAAAATATCCCGGGAGAAACGTCATCAGTGGCCGATATGCACACATCACCGGAAATGCGGAATACTATGCGAAGCAGGGCAGGGGAATCTGCCAACACCGCACCATTTGTCAGCGTGGCTGTCCGTTTGGTGGCTATTTCAGTTCGAATTCCGCTTCCTTACCATGGGCCCAGCGCACCGGCAACCTTACCCTGAAAAATCACGCGGTGGTGCACTCCATTATATACGATGATACCCAACAGAAAGCTACCGGCGTGCGGGTAATCGATGCCAACACCAAGGAAGTAACCGAGTACTATGCGCCCATTATTTTTGTAAATGCCAGTGCGCTGAACACCAATTTGATTTTATTGAACTCGACCTCCAAACGTTTTCCACATGGCCTGGGCAATGACAATGGGCTAATGGGAAAATTCATTGCTTTCCACAATTACCGAGGTGGAGTTTCAGGAGAATATGAAGGGCTCAAATCATTTACCACCGAAGGCAAAAGGCCCACCAGCGGCTATATGCCTCGATTCAGAAATGTGGATAAACAAGAAACGAAGTTTTTGCGGGGCTATGCAGCAGGCATTCACGGTACCCGGTCCAAGGATGTAGACTACAGTGGTACAGGAGCTGATTTGGTCAAAAACATAATGAATCCATCTTACGGCCCGTGGAGAATCGGTTCCCATATGATGGGCGAAACCATTCCAAAAGAAAGCAATTATGTCGCGCTGGATACAGCCCAAAAAGACGAGTGGGATATGCCACAACTTAAGGTCAATGTGGATTATGACCAAAATGACCTTGACATGATCAAAGATTACCGGGAACAGTTGGCAGAGATGTTTGATGCAGCAGGATTTAAAAACATCCGCACGTGGGATGACGAGCGCCGACCAGGGTTGGATATTCACGAAATGGGCGGTGTCCGCATGGGCCACGATCCCAAAACTTCCCTGCTAAACAAACACCACCAACTTCATGCTTGCCCAAATGTTTACGTGACGGATGGGGCTTGCATGACGTCTACCAGCACCCAAAATCCATCACTTACCTATATGGTTTTTGCTGCCAGGGCGGTAGATCATGCCCTGAAAAACCAAGGCTAG
- a CDS encoding ATP-binding protein — MKSIKISIPSLIENIKIVESFIDNAREKFQINDDIYGNIMISVTECVSNAIVHGNEGDANKTVNLEVNFLENQLKFIIEDEGKGFDYENLKDPTAPENIEKSGGRGVFIMKHLSDEVAFENDGKKTILTFYMN; from the coding sequence ATGAAATCGATCAAAATCTCCATTCCATCTCTCATTGAGAATATCAAGATCGTAGAAAGCTTCATTGACAATGCGAGGGAAAAATTCCAGATCAATGACGACATCTATGGTAACATCATGATTTCAGTAACGGAATGCGTCAGCAACGCCATCGTTCATGGAAATGAAGGAGACGCCAATAAGACCGTAAACCTTGAGGTGAACTTTCTGGAAAACCAATTGAAATTCATCATTGAAGACGAAGGAAAGGGTTTTGATTACGAGAATCTAAAAGATCCTACAGCACCTGAAAACATTGAAAAATCTGGTGGTAGGGGTGTATTCATCATGAAACACTTGAGCGACGAAGTAGCATTTGAAAACGACGGCAAAAAAACCATCTTAACCTTCTACATGAACTGA
- a CDS encoding sulfatase family protein: MKYLILACIVLVLGSCGESSSQVSQKSSSAKPNIIIIYTDDMGIGDLSCYNSGWVTTPNIDKLAANGLKFNHYYSAAPVCSPSRVGITTGMYPTEWGINTFLHSRKGNANCEQFDFLDPKAPSMARVLKTAGYQTSHIGKWHMGGGRDVDDAPQITEYGFDEYTTTYEGPDPDKLITASNWIWSEQDSIERWERTGYFVDKTLDFLKRHQDQPCFVNFWPDDMHDPWIPNEEFYDQRDTWPSKPNFIPVLKEYDRQIGRLMAGLEELGIAENTMIIFTSDNGAYPTYEHIRTNSQRGAKNSLYEGGIRMPFIVSWPAAIKANQTDNETIIAAVDLLPSLASLTGAELPKEYALAGQDMSQALVGKNPQARKNDLFWDFGRNEHFNRPRQPYHQSPHLAVRHENWKLLVNSDSSRVELYDLEKDVNETTNIAEQHPALAGKLSHEVIQWYWNKRKIRKD, encoded by the coding sequence ATGAAATACCTGATTTTAGCTTGCATTGTCCTTGTTTTAGGTTCATGTGGTGAGTCTTCTTCCCAAGTTTCCCAAAAGTCCTCCTCTGCCAAACCGAATATCATTATCATTTACACCGATGACATGGGGATTGGTGATCTTTCGTGCTATAACAGCGGTTGGGTCACCACGCCAAACATCGATAAATTAGCGGCTAATGGGCTGAAATTCAACCATTATTATTCTGCAGCCCCGGTCTGTTCTCCATCACGCGTGGGCATCACCACGGGGATGTACCCTACCGAATGGGGCATCAACACGTTTTTGCATAGCCGAAAGGGGAATGCGAATTGTGAGCAATTTGACTTTTTGGATCCCAAAGCACCTTCCATGGCGCGTGTCCTGAAGACCGCCGGATATCAAACCAGTCATATCGGAAAATGGCATATGGGTGGCGGCCGCGATGTAGACGATGCTCCGCAGATTACGGAATACGGTTTTGATGAATATACAACGACCTATGAAGGTCCCGACCCGGATAAGCTTATCACTGCTTCCAACTGGATATGGAGTGAACAGGACAGCATCGAACGGTGGGAGCGGACAGGGTATTTTGTGGATAAGACCTTGGATTTTCTAAAACGTCATCAGGATCAGCCATGCTTTGTTAACTTTTGGCCGGACGATATGCATGATCCATGGATTCCCAATGAAGAATTTTACGATCAGCGGGATACATGGCCAAGTAAACCCAATTTTATTCCTGTTCTTAAGGAGTATGATCGGCAGATTGGCAGGCTGATGGCCGGACTGGAGGAATTGGGCATTGCCGAAAATACCATGATCATCTTTACCAGTGACAATGGCGCCTATCCCACTTACGAACATATCCGCACCAACAGCCAACGAGGGGCCAAAAACAGTCTTTATGAAGGGGGAATTAGAATGCCGTTTATTGTCAGCTGGCCAGCGGCCATCAAAGCTAATCAGACCGATAATGAGACCATCATAGCAGCGGTGGATTTGTTGCCGAGCTTAGCGAGCCTTACCGGCGCCGAATTGCCCAAAGAGTATGCTTTGGCCGGCCAGGATATGAGCCAGGCATTGGTGGGCAAAAATCCCCAGGCCAGAAAAAATGACCTTTTCTGGGATTTTGGAAGAAATGAGCATTTTAACCGCCCAAGGCAGCCTTATCACCAAAGTCCACATTTGGCCGTTCGCCACGAAAATTGGAAATTGCTGGTCAACTCGGACAGCAGCCGTGTAGAGCTCTATGATTTGGAAAAGGATGTCAACGAGACCACCAACATCGCGGAACAGCATCCGGCATTGGCAGGAAAGCTGAGCCATGAAGTGATCCAATGGTACTGGAACAAACGAAAAATCAGGAAAGATTGA
- a CDS encoding gluconate 2-dehydrogenase subunit 3 family protein, with the protein MNRRLALKQLALAAGGLALIPSCDLSEEKVLAAYDELKITESHLQLIQKLVDTLIPETELKGAAALGVHDFVLVMANDCMSSDEQSQFLSGLHEFDGYTKKTAGTRFTKMDAPKAAKTVEAILEETTNSDKEAEDVRYFLQTTKKYTIQGYLQSEYVMTELMPFQLVPGPDFNGKKEIVPGEKVNING; encoded by the coding sequence ATGAACAGAAGATTAGCCTTAAAACAACTCGCCCTGGCGGCAGGTGGGCTGGCACTGATTCCTTCCTGCGATTTAAGTGAGGAAAAAGTACTGGCAGCTTACGATGAATTAAAAATCACCGAAAGCCACCTGCAATTGATCCAAAAGCTGGTGGATACCCTTATTCCAGAAACTGAGCTCAAAGGGGCTGCAGCACTTGGGGTACATGATTTTGTCCTCGTCATGGCCAATGATTGCATGAGCAGTGATGAGCAAAGCCAGTTCCTCAGCGGCCTTCACGAATTTGACGGATATACCAAAAAAACAGCAGGTACCCGATTTACCAAAATGGATGCTCCCAAAGCAGCCAAAACGGTCGAAGCCATTTTAGAGGAAACCACTAACAGTGACAAGGAAGCAGAGGATGTTCGCTATTTTTTACAAACCACCAAAAAATACACCATCCAAGGTTATCTACAATCAGAATATGTAATGACCGAATTAATGCCCTTCCAATTGGTCCCAGGGCCGGATTTTAACGGAAAAAAAGAAATCGTACCAGGAGAAAAAGTGAATATCAATGGCTAA
- a CDS encoding ComF family protein, producing MRFTFFNDFLALVFPQTCVVCRRSLFDFEPLICRSCLVQLPVTSHHLRADDNDLTAKIMGLSPVTRVMAFLRFTKKGVSQTLLHQLKYRNRPEMGQLLGKLYGQELKRNGYQSCWDAVLAIPLHPAKEKRRGYNQSLMFAEGLAEELGMPVADHLVRERFTSTQTNKSRLERIANVENVFSLQSAGDVSKKKVLLVDDVMTTGATLASAANVLFEAGASQVDLAVIAAGK from the coding sequence ATGCGTTTCACTTTTTTCAATGATTTTCTAGCCCTGGTATTCCCGCAGACCTGTGTGGTATGTCGGCGCAGTCTGTTTGATTTTGAACCGTTGATCTGCAGGTCTTGCTTGGTTCAGCTGCCGGTGACTTCGCATCATCTACGCGCTGATGACAATGATTTGACCGCTAAGATCATGGGATTAAGCCCAGTAACACGGGTTATGGCCTTTTTGCGGTTTACAAAAAAGGGTGTCAGCCAAACCTTGCTTCACCAATTAAAATATCGGAACAGGCCAGAAATGGGCCAGTTATTGGGGAAATTATACGGGCAAGAGCTTAAGAGAAATGGCTACCAGAGCTGCTGGGATGCTGTTTTGGCGATTCCCCTCCATCCTGCCAAGGAAAAACGAAGGGGATATAACCAAAGCTTGATGTTTGCGGAGGGGTTGGCGGAAGAATTGGGAATGCCAGTAGCCGATCACTTGGTTCGTGAGCGGTTTACCAGTACACAAACCAATAAGTCTAGGCTGGAGCGGATCGCCAACGTGGAGAACGTTTTTTCTTTGCAATCCGCAGGGGATGTATCCAAAAAAAAGGTACTTTTGGTCGATGATGTCATGACCACTGGCGCCACTTTAGCTTCCGCAGCCAATGTATTGTTTGAAGCAGGCGCTTCCCAAGTAGACTTAGCAGTCATAGCAGCGGGGAAGTGA
- a CDS encoding hydrogen peroxide-inducible genes activator, producing MTIQQLEYVLAVDKHRHFGHAAEACFVTQPTLSAQIHKLERELDVVIFDRSKMPVIPTEIGQQLIDQARKVVSESKGIYEMISQLKGNISGVIKLGIIPTLAPYLLHLFIRDFLEKYPNVQLQVEELITEEIIRRIRNDELDMGIVVTPLQEQGIVEKPMFYERFYAYLSQGHRLLAKDSIDVKDLMADDFWVLQQGHCFRDQVLSICDQSKFQRMNFHYESGSLEGLKNMVNRYQGVTLLPELATFDLSEEEKSRVRPFAGEEPTREVSIVLTRSFLKKRLVELLYNEITGCIPEEMTSKAHGKIVKFK from the coding sequence ATGACTATTCAGCAATTGGAATATGTTTTGGCAGTGGATAAGCACCGCCACTTTGGACATGCTGCGGAGGCTTGTTTTGTAACGCAGCCTACGCTCAGCGCTCAGATACACAAATTGGAAAGGGAGTTGGACGTGGTGATTTTTGACCGTTCGAAGATGCCGGTGATCCCTACAGAAATAGGCCAGCAGCTTATAGACCAAGCGAGAAAGGTGGTTTCTGAAAGCAAGGGCATTTATGAAATGATTTCCCAGCTAAAAGGAAATATCAGTGGCGTGATCAAGCTGGGCATCATTCCCACGCTGGCACCGTATTTACTGCATTTGTTTATCCGGGATTTTTTGGAAAAATATCCCAATGTCCAGTTGCAGGTGGAAGAACTGATCACCGAAGAGATCATCCGCCGTATCCGCAATGATGAATTGGACATGGGAATTGTGGTTACCCCCTTGCAGGAACAGGGGATTGTGGAAAAGCCGATGTTCTATGAGCGGTTTTATGCCTATTTATCTCAGGGCCACCGGTTGCTGGCCAAGGACTCCATAGACGTAAAAGACCTGATGGCAGATGATTTTTGGGTACTTCAGCAAGGACATTGCTTCCGTGATCAAGTACTGAGCATCTGTGACCAGTCGAAATTTCAACGCATGAATTTTCACTATGAAAGTGGTTCTTTGGAAGGGCTTAAGAACATGGTAAATCGCTATCAGGGAGTCACGCTTCTTCCCGAATTGGCGACTTTTGACCTTAGTGAAGAGGAAAAATCCAGGGTGAGGCCATTTGCAGGAGAAGAACCTACCCGTGAGGTGAGCATCGTCTTGACGAGGAGCTTTCTCAAGAAGCGTTTGGTGGAATTGCTGTACAATGAAATTACGGGATGCATTCCTGAAGAGATGACCTCCAAAGCACACGGAAAAATAGTAAAGTTTAAGTAA
- a CDS encoding cupin domain-containing protein produces the protein MSAAEIIKALELKPHPEGGYFKEVYRSDGQINQSCLGEDFEGNRNYATGIYFLLTSDTFSAFHRIKQDEAWHFYMGAPIRLHTLSAANGHEEFIIGNALDKGEVPQLVVPAGHWFAAEVLAENSFALVGCTVSPGFDFRDFELADRNKLINVFPNHLELVTKFTRA, from the coding sequence ATGTCAGCAGCAGAAATCATTAAAGCACTGGAGTTAAAACCACATCCTGAAGGTGGCTATTTCAAGGAAGTGTACCGCAGTGATGGTCAAATAAACCAAAGCTGTTTGGGAGAGGATTTTGAGGGAAATCGAAATTATGCTACGGGCATTTATTTCCTGCTGACTTCCGATACTTTTTCGGCCTTTCACCGGATCAAGCAGGATGAGGCGTGGCACTTTTATATGGGGGCTCCCATTCGGTTGCATACCCTTTCTGCTGCGAATGGTCATGAAGAATTCATCATTGGCAATGCCTTGGATAAAGGAGAAGTGCCACAATTGGTCGTTCCTGCTGGGCATTGGTTTGCGGCAGAAGTATTGGCAGAAAATAGCTTTGCCTTGGTGGGCTGTACTGTTTCACCGGGGTTTGACTTCCGGGATTTTGAATTGGCCGATCGTAATAAGCTAATAAACGTTTTTCCTAATCATCTGGAGCTAGTGACCAAGTTTACACGAGCGTAA
- the ybeY gene encoding rRNA maturation RNase YbeY — MAINFFEEDIQFKLPQKNLTKRWLREIAKKEGFVIADLNYIFCSDEYLYQINLDYLDHDTYTDIITFDNSEEQDTLEGDIFVSIERIRDNAKDQNVDSHKETIRVISHGLLHLCGYKDKTKEEAKLMREKEDEAISLFFSTQP; from the coding sequence ATGGCAATCAATTTCTTTGAAGAAGACATCCAATTCAAACTACCTCAGAAAAATCTCACGAAGCGTTGGCTTCGGGAAATCGCCAAAAAGGAAGGATTCGTCATAGCGGACTTAAATTATATCTTTTGCTCTGATGAATACCTTTATCAAATCAACCTTGACTACTTAGACCACGACACCTATACAGACATTATCACGTTTGATAATTCTGAAGAACAAGACACCCTAGAAGGAGACATCTTTGTAAGCATCGAACGCATCAGAGACAATGCCAAAGATCAAAACGTAGACAGCCACAAAGAAACCATTAGAGTCATCAGTCATGGACTTCTCCATTTGTGCGGCTATAAAGACAAAACCAAAGAAGAAGCAAAACTCATGAGAGAAAAAGAAGATGAAGCCATTTCGCTCTTTTTCTCTACACAACCTTAA
- a CDS encoding pyridoxal phosphate-dependent decarboxylase family protein, with protein sequence MDKQEFRKRAHQVVDWMADYMEQKAHYRVTPEVQPGDIFGQLPNQAPEQPESFDDIFEDFKEVILPGMTHWQHPAFFGYFPANNSEPSILAEMLMSTLGAQCMSWLTSPAATELEEKVINWLRDAKGLDASWKGVIQDTASTATLCALLAARERASGFSINAEGFSGQENYRVYSSEHAHSSVDKATRIAGLGLANLVKIPVDEDFKMLPEALEEAILADLENGFTPICVVSALGTTSSGAIDPIEAIGKIAHRHSLWHHIDAAYAGTALLLPEFRWMIKGHELADSYVFNPHKWMFTNFDCSVLFIKNAEAFIHTFSMTPEYLKTTQDDHVHNYRDWGIQLGRRFRALKLWMVIRSFGLEGIREKLRHHLALTKMAKKRVEIEDNLIIEAPTDLNVICFRFVEKSLSTTVLNALNQAWLQRVNQTGRVFFTHTVLDGKYVIRWVIGQTDVLQEHIDLAWTVLMEELEKVKAALL encoded by the coding sequence ATGGATAAACAAGAATTTAGAAAACGCGCGCATCAGGTTGTGGACTGGATGGCCGATTATATGGAGCAGAAAGCGCACTATCGGGTGACACCAGAAGTGCAGCCAGGAGATATCTTTGGGCAATTGCCGAATCAAGCTCCGGAGCAGCCGGAATCCTTTGACGACATTTTTGAAGATTTTAAGGAAGTGATTCTTCCGGGCATGACCCATTGGCAGCATCCGGCATTTTTTGGGTATTTTCCAGCAAACAATTCCGAACCATCCATTTTGGCTGAGATGCTGATGTCCACCTTAGGTGCTCAGTGCATGTCTTGGCTGACTTCTCCGGCGGCCACAGAACTGGAGGAAAAAGTGATCAATTGGCTTCGGGACGCCAAAGGGCTGGATGCATCTTGGAAGGGAGTGATTCAGGATACCGCTTCCACGGCCACGCTGTGTGCACTTTTGGCCGCTAGGGAGCGTGCGAGTGGATTTTCGATCAATGCCGAAGGATTTAGCGGTCAGGAAAATTATCGCGTTTATAGTTCTGAACACGCGCATTCTTCGGTGGACAAAGCCACGCGCATAGCGGGACTTGGTTTGGCCAACTTGGTGAAAATTCCGGTCGACGAAGATTTTAAAATGCTGCCTGAAGCATTGGAAGAGGCTATTTTAGCAGATTTGGAAAATGGATTTACCCCAATTTGTGTGGTTTCGGCATTGGGAACTACCAGCTCGGGAGCAATAGATCCCATTGAGGCGATCGGGAAAATTGCCCATCGCCACAGTTTATGGCATCATATTGATGCTGCTTATGCGGGCACCGCTCTCCTGCTTCCGGAATTTCGTTGGATGATCAAAGGTCATGAACTTGCCGACAGCTATGTCTTCAATCCGCACAAATGGATGTTCACCAATTTTGATTGCTCAGTACTTTTCATCAAAAATGCCGAAGCATTTATCCACACCTTTTCGATGACGCCCGAATACCTGAAAACCACCCAAGATGATCATGTGCATAACTACCGTGATTGGGGAATTCAGTTGGGAAGAAGGTTCCGTGCACTGAAGCTATGGATGGTCATCAGGAGCTTTGGATTGGAGGGAATCCGGGAAAAGCTTAGGCATCATCTTGCCCTTACAAAAATGGCAAAAAAACGGGTTGAAATTGAAGATAATTTAATCATTGAGGCTCCTACTGATTTGAATGTCATTTGCTTCCGTTTTGTGGAAAAATCTTTGTCCACAACTGTTCTGAATGCCCTAAATCAAGCTTGGCTGCAACGCGTAAATCAGACCGGAAGGGTCTTTTTTACCCATACTGTATTGGATGGAAAATATGTGATTCGCTGGGTCATCGGCCAAACAGATGTTTTGCAGGAGCACATTGACCTGGCTTGGACGGTTCTTATGGAGGAGTTGGAAAAGGTAAAAGCGGCACTTTTGTGA
- a CDS encoding exodeoxyribonuclease III has protein sequence MNIVSYNVNGIRAAMRKGFADWLAQTSPDIIGLQEIKATEAQIETSVFEDLGYHCYWYPAVKKGYSGVAILSKEKPSEITYGMGVSDYDDEGRMIRADFGEFSFISAYFPSGTTGGIRQDFKYAFLDDVYGYTQDLIKSRPNLILSGDYNICHKAIDIHNPIANKNTSGFLPDERAWMDKLTSNGFDDSFRLYNQSPHQYSWWTYRANARANNKGWRIDYHMTSSAMNERVKGASIMPDAIHSDHCPVLVEIG, from the coding sequence ATGAATATCGTATCCTATAATGTCAACGGTATCCGTGCTGCCATGAGAAAGGGTTTTGCCGATTGGCTGGCTCAAACCTCTCCGGATATCATCGGCTTACAGGAAATAAAAGCCACTGAAGCACAAATAGAAACCAGTGTATTTGAAGACCTTGGTTATCATTGCTATTGGTATCCAGCTGTAAAGAAAGGATACAGTGGAGTAGCCATTTTAAGCAAGGAAAAGCCTTCTGAAATCACCTATGGAATGGGGGTTTCCGATTATGACGATGAAGGCAGAATGATCCGGGCTGATTTTGGAGAATTTTCCTTTATCAGCGCCTATTTTCCTTCTGGAACCACTGGCGGAATACGACAAGATTTTAAATATGCGTTCTTGGACGATGTCTACGGATACACCCAAGACTTGATAAAATCCCGTCCCAATTTGATCCTAAGTGGAGATTATAACATTTGCCATAAGGCAATCGATATTCATAATCCCATAGCCAATAAAAACACCTCCGGCTTTTTACCGGATGAAAGGGCCTGGATGGACAAACTCACAAGCAATGGATTTGACGACAGTTTCCGATTATACAACCAATCTCCCCACCAGTATTCGTGGTGGACTTATCGTGCAAATGCCAGGGCAAACAATAAAGGTTGGCGAATTGATTACCATATGACCAGCTCGGCAATGAATGAAAGAGTAAAAGGTGCAAGCATCATGCCCGACGCCATCCATTCTGATCATTGCCCGGTCTTAGTAGAAATAGGATAA
- a CDS encoding VOC family protein: protein MKLGAFSISLSVKDLQASKSFYEKLGFTVFGGSEDHHYLIMKNQNALIGLFEGMFDKNILTFNPGWDENAQTLNDYTDVREIQQKLKENGLQLDQEANLSTSGPASIVLTDPDGNPILIDQHV, encoded by the coding sequence ATGAAACTCGGCGCATTTTCCATTAGCCTATCGGTCAAGGACCTGCAGGCATCTAAGTCCTTCTACGAAAAATTAGGTTTTACCGTTTTTGGCGGGAGTGAAGACCATCACTACTTGATCATGAAAAATCAAAATGCCTTGATTGGGCTTTTTGAAGGGATGTTTGACAAAAATATCCTTACCTTCAATCCAGGCTGGGATGAAAATGCACAAACCCTAAATGATTATACTGATGTCCGCGAAATTCAACAAAAGCTTAAAGAAAATGGCCTACAACTAGACCAAGAGGCCAATCTATCTACTTCAGGACCAGCCAGCATTGTCCTTACAGATCCCGACGGAAATCCCATTTTGATCGACCAGCATGTGTGA
- a CDS encoding carboxymuconolactone decarboxylase family protein has protein sequence MNLVNEFNEYRAKMNDKILGEDNKVLKRIFNLDTNAFREGAVDIQSKEMIGLACSMVLRCDDCVRYHLGKCHEVGLSKEQVFEVFSIANLIGGTIVIPHLRKAVEYWEELENEAKKDV, from the coding sequence ATGAATTTAGTCAACGAATTCAACGAGTATCGCGCGAAGATGAATGATAAGATTCTGGGAGAAGACAATAAAGTCCTCAAAAGAATCTTTAACCTGGATACCAATGCCTTCCGAGAAGGAGCCGTGGACATCCAATCAAAGGAAATGATCGGCCTGGCCTGTTCCATGGTGTTACGTTGTGACGATTGTGTCCGCTATCACTTGGGCAAATGCCATGAAGTAGGCCTCAGCAAAGAGCAGGTCTTTGAAGTTTTCTCCATTGCCAACTTAATTGGCGGGACCATTGTCATCCCTCATCTGCGAAAAGCCGTTGAATATTGGGAAGAGCTCGAAAACGAAGCAAAGAAAGATGTTTAA